A window of Candidatus Methylomirabilis sp. contains these coding sequences:
- a CDS encoding TldD/PmbA family protein produces the protein MISTAELTKAVEQALAYLKSAEQVAEAEVFASSNGNLLARLNYTSHIPCNGVEEPKSSESYGLGISAAFKTEAGTTIGFGSEPSDLSLDGVKRALEKARRGAVIDPEFSSLPRATGERRRLRRYHDPRLMKIRDEELVEVGWRVLQGGLKTFAASPRLAELAGGKEQIKALGLIVGGDVTIQQERIAIASTAMPEVQTDESTLIMAFVTAMVEAKASKGSGCSAGTRLDQFTDDAGVEAAQNALAAIGGERIKSGEYTVIFGRQPVADLLNNLILPSLSLSNFYSDSSPFMGRLGKRVASKHLTLYDHGAQRGLMGSKGITCEGLPTGKTRLIQRGKLVGLLTNYYEGQRILKDPRGAEKLGVDPNQHGSAIVPRNGFRFWAGGGRQFGVQAGIASTNAVVQGGDQGLDELIATVKDGLLIGRIWYTYPINGLRAGDFTCTVVGDSYIIKDGRIAAPLKPNTVRINDNIHAILSNILAVGKEVKGTLVWAADEVVYTPEIAVRGVKLDEIASFMEQL, from the coding sequence ATGATCTCAACCGCTGAACTTACAAAGGCTGTCGAACAGGCCTTGGCGTATCTAAAGTCGGCCGAGCAGGTGGCCGAGGCCGAGGTGTTCGCATCGAGCAACGGCAACCTCTTGGCCCGGCTGAACTACACCTCGCACATCCCCTGTAATGGCGTCGAGGAGCCGAAATCGAGCGAATCGTACGGCCTTGGAATTTCGGCGGCCTTCAAGACAGAGGCCGGCACCACGATCGGGTTCGGCAGTGAACCGAGCGACCTAAGTCTCGATGGGGTCAAAAGAGCCCTCGAGAAGGCCAGGCGCGGCGCCGTCATCGACCCCGAATTCTCGTCGCTGCCGAGAGCCACAGGTGAGCGGCGAAGGCTCCGCCGCTACCACGACCCTAGACTGATGAAGATTCGAGACGAGGAGCTGGTCGAGGTCGGCTGGAGAGTGTTGCAGGGGGGACTGAAAACCTTTGCAGCCTCCCCCAGGCTTGCCGAGTTGGCGGGCGGCAAAGAGCAGATCAAAGCATTAGGCCTCATCGTCGGTGGCGATGTGACCATCCAGCAGGAGCGGATCGCCATCGCCTCGACGGCCATGCCCGAGGTCCAGACCGACGAATCGACGTTGATTATGGCCTTCGTCACCGCAATGGTCGAGGCCAAGGCCTCCAAAGGCAGCGGCTGCTCCGCCGGCACCCGCCTGGATCAGTTCACTGATGACGCCGGTGTGGAAGCCGCACAGAACGCCCTCGCGGCGATTGGCGGGGAGCGGATTAAGAGTGGGGAGTATACCGTCATCTTCGGACGTCAGCCCGTGGCCGACCTCCTGAACAATCTGATCCTGCCTTCTCTCAGTCTCAGCAACTTCTACAGCGACAGTTCGCCGTTCATGGGACGACTTGGGAAGCGAGTTGCGTCGAAGCATTTGACGCTTTACGATCACGGTGCGCAGCGCGGGTTGATGGGGAGCAAGGGGATTACCTGCGAGGGACTGCCGACCGGGAAAACACGCCTGATCCAGCGTGGGAAATTGGTGGGACTGCTCACCAACTATTATGAGGGGCAGCGGATTCTGAAAGATCCCAGGGGCGCAGAGAAGCTGGGGGTGGATCCGAACCAGCACGGCAGCGCGATCGTGCCACGGAACGGTTTCCGGTTCTGGGCCGGTGGCGGCCGACAGTTCGGCGTCCAGGCCGGCATTGCCTCCACCAATGCTGTCGTGCAGGGTGGAGACCAGGGTCTCGATGAGCTGATCGCCACCGTAAAAGACGGCCTGTTGATCGGCCGAATCTGGTATACGTATCCCATCAATGGGCTGCGGGCGGGAGACTTCACCTGCACGGTGGTCGGCGACTCATACATCATCAAGGACGGACGGATCGCGGCGCCGCTGAAACCGAATACGGTGCGGATCAACGACAATATCCACGCGATCCTCTCCAACATATTGGCGGTTGGCAAGGAGGTCAAGGGAACCTTAGTCTGGGCGGCAGACGAGGTTGTCTATACACCAGAGATCGCCGTTCGGGGCGTCAAGCTTGATGAGATTGCCTCCTTCATGGAACAACTCTAA
- a CDS encoding TldD/PmbA family protein has translation MPSQSMTVQIIDQIKPMIFDLATRYRKSLRGCRYADIRVQVDEGQSAAAENGGSKHSTRDYAFAVGIRALSGDGMVAPGYFGQSLGTADLDRLAQIIKDGLRHAHHRALANALRKSATREAFGSLGDALISTTLAPIDIHQDTVPARFEVDPRSVPLDEITTLTTEISRSALALDPHVKYTFISAFTLLSRELFCSSEGANIDQCFALTQGTCFIVAHGKSGTQELYDYMGHQRGWEVLTRGVQEEYIQFPDFRAFCTGLAKDAVSLCHARPLKPTDREVVVVTDPHYNTLKVHEIVGHPTELDRALKMETSYAGRSWLFRNLQEHQLGKPIASSLVSAFSDPSLPGYGHYRYDHEGTPGRRVMHIDHGIFTGFMNSRQTAAILGIPPNGSYKAADASLVPLIRMSNTVFGPGERDPQEIIREIPHGYYLVGHRTPSISESRENFQISAMKVYEIKQGQIGELFCNGGIMADTKDYLMNVDAVGKDFRLYPIPNCGKGQPMQTKRLGNGGPTMRSRALLTGVTK, from the coding sequence ATGCCGTCACAATCGATGACAGTACAGATCATCGATCAGATCAAACCGATGATCTTCGATCTTGCCACACGCTACCGGAAGAGTCTTCGCGGCTGCCGCTACGCCGACATTCGCGTGCAGGTCGATGAAGGACAATCGGCTGCGGCAGAGAATGGCGGGAGTAAACATAGCACCAGGGACTATGCCTTTGCGGTTGGTATCCGCGCCCTGTCCGGTGACGGGATGGTCGCGCCGGGCTATTTCGGGCAATCGCTCGGAACAGCTGACCTGGATCGGCTGGCGCAGATCATCAAGGACGGGCTCCGCCACGCGCATCATCGGGCCTTGGCCAACGCCCTGCGCAAGAGCGCGACACGGGAGGCGTTCGGCTCCCTGGGCGATGCCCTGATCAGCACAACCCTTGCGCCCATCGACATCCATCAGGATACCGTTCCTGCTCGCTTCGAGGTCGATCCCCGCTCCGTCCCCCTGGACGAGATCACGACGCTGACGACCGAGATCTCCAGGAGTGCGCTTGCGCTCGACCCTCATGTCAAGTATACGTTCATCTCGGCCTTCACCCTGTTGAGCCGGGAACTGTTCTGCAGCTCTGAGGGGGCCAACATCGACCAGTGCTTCGCCCTGACTCAGGGCACCTGTTTCATTGTCGCCCACGGCAAATCGGGTACGCAGGAGCTGTACGATTACATGGGCCATCAGCGTGGCTGGGAGGTCTTAACCCGAGGCGTACAAGAGGAGTACATTCAGTTCCCGGACTTCCGGGCCTTCTGTACCGGCCTCGCGAAAGACGCGGTGAGCCTGTGTCATGCCAGGCCGCTCAAGCCCACTGACCGCGAGGTAGTGGTCGTCACCGATCCTCACTACAACACCTTAAAGGTTCACGAGATTGTCGGCCATCCGACCGAGCTGGACCGCGCATTGAAGATGGAGACCTCTTACGCCGGCCGAAGCTGGCTCTTCCGGAACCTCCAGGAGCATCAACTGGGTAAACCGATCGCTTCCTCCCTCGTCTCAGCCTTCTCCGATCCCTCTCTTCCCGGGTACGGCCATTATCGGTATGACCATGAAGGCACACCAGGGAGAAGGGTGATGCACATCGACCATGGGATCTTCACCGGTTTCATGAACAGCCGCCAGACCGCCGCCATCTTAGGTATCCCCCCGAACGGGTCATACAAGGCCGCTGATGCCTCGCTGGTTCCTTTGATCAGGATGTCGAATACGGTGTTCGGTCCTGGCGAACGGGACCCTCAGGAGATCATCCGGGAGATCCCCCACGGCTACTACCTCGTGGGGCACCGGACTCCCTCGATCTCTGAATCGCGTGAGAACTTCCAGATCTCCGCAATGAAGGTCTACGAGATCAAGCAGGGGCAGATCGGAGAGCTGTTTTGTAACGGCGGGATCATGGCCGATACCAAGGACTATCTGATGAATGTGGATGCAGTGGGGAAGGACTTCCGCCTCTACCCGATCCCCAATTGCGGCAAGGGCCAGCCGATGCAGACCAAGCGGCTGGGCAATGGGGGTCCCACCATGCGCAGCCGCGCCCTTCTCACCGGCGTCACCAAGTAA